One segment of Geomonas ferrireducens DNA contains the following:
- a CDS encoding ABC transporter permease encodes MNWNRLCAMARKEMIQIRRDARSIGIVIAMPIVMLFAFGYGVSFDTKHIPVYVYDQEQSQASRDFLKRFQSSRYFNVVRSVGNYPELVHAVDAGTCQIGIVIPPDFSAKLSSGERVSIQAIFDGTDSNSASLGMSYTEAVAQAHSQKLQLDWLRARGQGSVRPPLSVDSRTWFNENLESMVTIVPGVVAMVMAVVGTFLTSLTVAREWERGTMEQLISTPVTPLEIMLGKLLPYVAIGLIDTSVCAIMAVWWFEVPFRGHIWVFLLSTTLFLTVVLSLGYFFSVVAKTQLAASQISLIATFLPAFLLSGFVYPIDQMPAVVQGITHIVPARYYMAILRNVFLKGSSVFNMWQDFFGLALFAAILGLAATRIFRKKLT; translated from the coding sequence ATGAACTGGAACCGGCTGTGCGCCATGGCGCGCAAGGAGATGATCCAGATCCGGCGCGACGCCCGCAGCATCGGCATCGTCATCGCGATGCCCATCGTGATGCTCTTCGCCTTCGGCTACGGCGTCAGCTTCGACACGAAGCACATACCGGTCTACGTCTACGACCAGGAGCAGAGCCAAGCCTCCCGGGACTTCCTGAAGCGCTTTCAGTCTTCCCGCTACTTCAACGTGGTGCGCTCGGTCGGCAACTACCCGGAACTGGTGCATGCCGTCGACGCCGGGACCTGCCAGATCGGCATCGTGATCCCGCCGGACTTCTCCGCGAAGCTCAGCTCCGGAGAGCGAGTCAGCATCCAGGCGATCTTCGACGGCACCGACAGCAACAGCGCAAGCCTCGGCATGAGCTACACCGAGGCGGTGGCGCAGGCGCACTCACAAAAGCTACAGCTCGATTGGCTGCGCGCCCGCGGTCAGGGAAGCGTGCGCCCCCCCTTGAGCGTCGACTCCCGGACCTGGTTCAACGAGAACCTGGAGAGCATGGTGACCATCGTCCCCGGGGTGGTCGCCATGGTCATGGCGGTGGTGGGGACTTTTCTCACCTCGCTCACCGTCGCGCGCGAGTGGGAGCGAGGCACCATGGAGCAGCTCATCTCCACGCCGGTGACCCCCTTGGAGATCATGCTCGGCAAGCTCCTCCCCTACGTCGCCATCGGCCTCATCGACACCAGCGTCTGCGCGATCATGGCGGTGTGGTGGTTCGAGGTCCCCTTCCGCGGGCACATCTGGGTCTTTTTGCTGAGCACCACCCTCTTTCTCACCGTGGTGCTGTCGCTTGGCTACTTCTTCTCCGTGGTTGCGAAGACCCAGCTCGCGGCAAGCCAGATCTCGCTCATCGCCACCTTCCTGCCCGCCTTTCTCCTCTCCGGGTTCGTCTATCCCATCGACCAGATGCCGGCGGTGGTGCAGGGGATCACCCACATCGTGCCGGCCCGCTACTACATGGCCATCCTGCGCAACGTCTTTTTGAAGGGGTCGTCGGTCTTCAACATGTGGCAGGACTTTTTCGGGCTTGCGCTCTTCGCCGCCATTTTGGGGCTTGCGGCGACGCGCATCTTCCGCAAGAAGCTGACCTAG
- a CDS encoding ABC transporter ATP-binding protein → MSADDFTIELDGLTKSFPDVRAVDGLSFKVARGEIFGLVGPDGAGKTTTMRMLAGVLAPDAGSARVAGYDMTRDPEGAKQHISYMPQRFGLYEELTVDENIRFYADLFGVPRSERETRAAELLQAAGMAEFRSRLAGKLSGGMKQKLGLVCALIHTPEVILLDEPTNGVDPVSRRDFWRILYTLLDQGVTILTSTAYLDEAERCHRVALLHEGRMLFCDTPENLKGNLDGAVVSIVCAEPRPVKELISGMEGISTMMIVGDGLHLVVREPERLIPELRSRIAAAGLKVDSVEKVAPSIEDLFVEAVQKSKGEKP, encoded by the coding sequence GAGCTCGACGGGCTCACCAAGTCCTTTCCCGACGTGCGCGCCGTGGACGGGCTCAGCTTCAAGGTCGCGCGCGGCGAGATCTTCGGTCTCGTCGGTCCGGACGGCGCCGGCAAGACGACCACCATGCGCATGCTGGCAGGCGTCCTCGCCCCGGACGCGGGGAGCGCCCGCGTGGCGGGCTACGACATGACGCGCGACCCGGAGGGGGCCAAGCAGCATATAAGCTACATGCCGCAGCGTTTCGGGCTTTACGAGGAACTCACCGTGGACGAGAACATCCGCTTCTACGCCGACCTCTTCGGCGTGCCACGCTCCGAGAGGGAGACGCGCGCGGCGGAACTGTTGCAGGCGGCGGGGATGGCGGAGTTCCGCTCGCGGCTCGCAGGGAAACTCTCCGGCGGCATGAAGCAGAAACTGGGTCTCGTCTGCGCCCTCATCCACACCCCGGAAGTGATCCTCCTCGATGAGCCGACCAACGGGGTCGACCCGGTGTCGCGCCGCGACTTCTGGCGCATCCTCTACACGCTCCTCGACCAGGGGGTCACCATCCTCACCAGCACCGCCTACCTGGACGAAGCGGAGCGCTGCCACCGCGTGGCGCTCTTGCACGAGGGGCGCATGCTCTTTTGCGACACGCCCGAGAATCTGAAAGGGAACCTCGACGGCGCCGTGGTCTCCATCGTCTGCGCCGAACCGCGCCCGGTGAAGGAGCTCATCTCCGGCATGGAAGGGATCTCGACCATGATGATCGTCGGGGACGGGCTGCACCTGGTCGTCAGGGAACCCGAGCGCCTGATCCCGGAACTGCGTTCCCGCATCGCCGCGGCGGGGCTCAAAGTCGACTCCGTCGAGAAGGTCGCGCCCAGCATCGAGGACCTTTTCGTGGAGGCGGTGCAAAAGAGCAAGGGGGAGAAGCCATGA
- a CDS encoding ABC transporter ATP-binding protein — MNGQPQAVVVQDLVKRFGDFTAVDNISFEASRGEIFGFLGPNGAGKSTTIRILCGLLHPTSGKALVAGVDVAREPERVRQNIGYMSQKFSLYNDLKVIENLRFFAGMYGVNQADAAERIAWAIDMAGLTGREHLLTGTLAAGWKQRLALGCAVLHRPPIVFLDEPTSGVDPISRRLFWELIHRMADEGVTVFVTTHYMDEAEYCNRLVLIDRGRIVASGSPLELKLKSMEGELLLVECDQVGKALEALQEAPGVTDAAIFGHALHLVVPDAERAIPEVRNYLGERGITVSRIEQIRPTLEDVFVSLTSLKGRREKEQA, encoded by the coding sequence ATGAACGGTCAGCCCCAGGCGGTCGTGGTGCAGGACCTCGTGAAACGCTTCGGCGACTTCACCGCGGTCGACAACATCTCCTTCGAGGCCTCGCGCGGCGAGATCTTCGGTTTTCTCGGTCCCAACGGCGCCGGGAAATCCACCACCATCAGGATACTCTGCGGCCTTCTGCACCCCACCTCGGGCAAAGCGCTGGTCGCCGGGGTCGACGTCGCGCGCGAACCGGAACGGGTGCGCCAGAATATCGGCTACATGTCGCAGAAGTTCTCCCTATACAACGACCTGAAGGTAATCGAGAACCTCCGCTTCTTCGCGGGGATGTACGGCGTCAACCAGGCCGACGCGGCCGAGCGTATTGCCTGGGCCATCGACATGGCCGGACTCACCGGCCGGGAGCACCTCCTCACCGGGACGCTCGCCGCCGGGTGGAAGCAGCGCCTGGCCCTTGGCTGCGCGGTGCTACACCGCCCCCCCATCGTCTTTCTCGACGAGCCGACCTCCGGCGTCGATCCCATTTCGCGCCGGCTCTTCTGGGAGCTGATCCACCGCATGGCGGACGAAGGGGTTACCGTCTTCGTGACCACGCACTACATGGACGAGGCGGAGTACTGCAACCGGCTCGTGCTCATCGACCGCGGCAGGATCGTCGCCTCCGGCTCGCCGCTGGAGCTTAAACTCAAGAGCATGGAGGGGGAGTTGCTCCTCGTCGAATGCGACCAGGTTGGGAAAGCGCTCGAAGCGCTTCAGGAGGCGCCGGGGGTCACCGACGCCGCCATCTTCGGCCATGCGCTTCACCTCGTTGTGCCCGATGCCGAGCGGGCCATCCCGGAGGTGCGGAATTATCTCGGGGAACGCGGCATCACCGTCTCCCGCATCGAGCAGATCCGCCCGACCCTCGAGGACGTCTTCGTCTCGCTCACGAGCTTGAAAGGGCGCAGGGAAAAGGAGCAGGCATGA
- a CDS encoding ABC transporter permease, whose amino-acid sequence MLGRLRQMLIKEFLHVIRDKRARFFLFAPPVIQTLVFGYAATLEIKHVPVAIVDYDNSQVSRDLVSRFQASRYFEVRHLSDRREIPELIDRDEAIMALQINSGFARDLGKGETAHLQVVVDASNSNTALVGLGYVNQVAQGFAREYRLKTLARQAPAVAGGLPEIVVERRPWYNPDMSSQWFFVPGVIGNLVLVIVVTLTAFAVVREREIGTLEQIMVTPIRRVEFILGKTIPFFLIGLLDTALISAAGTLWFHVPLNGSFLVLGAGTVFFILCMLGVGLFISTVSATQQQAMVTSFFFIMPAVIFSGFGSPISSMPEILQHLTYLNPLRYYEVVLRSVYLKGGGFGLLWPQMAAMAAIALVMLTVSVLRFQKSLE is encoded by the coding sequence ATGCTCGGCCGCCTGCGCCAGATGCTCATAAAGGAATTCCTGCACGTGATCCGCGACAAGAGGGCGAGGTTCTTCCTCTTCGCGCCGCCGGTCATCCAGACGCTCGTCTTCGGCTATGCCGCCACGCTCGAGATCAAGCACGTCCCGGTCGCCATCGTCGATTACGACAACAGCCAGGTGAGCCGCGACCTCGTCTCACGCTTCCAGGCAAGCCGCTACTTCGAGGTGCGGCACCTCTCGGACCGGCGCGAAATCCCCGAGCTCATCGACCGGGACGAGGCGATCATGGCGCTCCAGATCAATTCCGGCTTCGCCCGCGACTTAGGCAAAGGGGAGACCGCCCATCTCCAGGTGGTCGTCGACGCGAGCAACTCCAACACCGCGCTCGTGGGGCTTGGCTACGTGAACCAGGTGGCCCAGGGGTTCGCCCGGGAGTACCGGCTCAAAACGCTTGCAAGGCAGGCGCCAGCAGTGGCCGGGGGGCTCCCGGAGATCGTCGTGGAAAGACGCCCCTGGTACAACCCGGACATGTCCAGCCAGTGGTTCTTCGTCCCCGGCGTCATCGGCAACCTCGTCCTCGTGATCGTGGTGACGCTGACCGCGTTCGCCGTGGTGCGCGAGCGGGAGATCGGCACCCTGGAGCAGATCATGGTGACACCGATCCGGCGCGTCGAATTCATCCTCGGAAAAACCATCCCCTTCTTCCTGATCGGCCTTTTGGACACCGCGCTCATCAGCGCCGCCGGAACGCTCTGGTTCCACGTGCCGCTGAACGGGAGCTTTCTCGTCCTCGGCGCCGGGACCGTCTTCTTCATCCTCTGCATGCTGGGGGTGGGGCTTTTCATCTCCACCGTCTCCGCGACCCAGCAGCAGGCCATGGTGACGAGCTTCTTCTTCATCATGCCCGCGGTCATCTTCTCCGGTTTCGGCTCCCCCATCAGCAGCATGCCCGAGATCCTGCAGCACCTCACCTACCTGAACCCGCTGCGCTACTACGAGGTGGTGCTAAGAAGCGTCTACCTGAAAGGTGGCGGCTTCGGCCTTCTCTGGCCCCAGATGGCGGCCATGGCCGCAATCGCACTTGTCATGCTGACCGTGAGCGTGCTGCGCTTCCAGAAATCCCTCGAGTAG
- a CDS encoding C-GCAxxG-C-C family protein, translating to MKKEEVNAPISRRAMLKGSLCLGVCLAAQGTLNVEASAEAAQVADRPEAARKHFLKSTNCSQAILENYAPAYGIKPELACRLATGFAGGMTTGHECGAVTAAYMVLGLAHGPQEWKVFPKVEAFNKEFKARHGELGCSQLLGVNMAAKDGMKEAKRKGLFKTRCPNYVKSAGEILEKMI from the coding sequence ATGAAAAAGGAAGAAGTTAACGCACCGATCAGCAGGCGCGCCATGCTGAAGGGATCGCTATGTCTGGGGGTGTGCCTTGCCGCGCAGGGGACACTGAACGTCGAGGCCTCCGCGGAGGCGGCGCAGGTGGCCGACCGCCCGGAGGCGGCGCGGAAGCACTTTCTGAAGTCGACGAACTGCTCGCAAGCGATTCTCGAAAACTACGCCCCCGCCTACGGCATCAAGCCCGAACTCGCCTGCCGTCTCGCCACCGGCTTCGCCGGCGGCATGACCACCGGTCACGAGTGCGGTGCGGTGACCGCCGCCTACATGGTGCTGGGGCTCGCCCACGGCCCGCAGGAGTGGAAGGTCTTTCCAAAGGTCGAGGCGTTCAACAAGGAATTCAAGGCGCGGCACGGCGAGCTTGGATGCTCGCAGCTTCTCGGCGTGAACATGGCGGCGAAGGACGGGATGAAGGAAGCAAAACGGAAGGGGCTTTTCAAGACGCGCTGCCCCAACTACGTGAAGAGCGCCGGAGAGATCCTTGAGAAGATGATCTAG